In Nocardia sp. NBC_01327, the genomic stretch TCACGGAGAACATACGATTCACCACGATCTACATGCCGCTGGTGCGCACGCCGATGATCGCCGCCAATTCGCTGTACGTGAATGCGGTGGCGCTCACCCCCGAGCAGGGCGCGGCGGCCATCTGTGACGCCATCATCGATCGGCCGCGTCGCATCGGCCCGGTGCGGGGGCGCATTGCCAATCTGCTGGATCGAGTCGTGCCGGAGCGTTTCGACGTCGTCCGCAACGCGCGCTTCCAGCAAGGAATGTGAGGAGATAACTCCTTCCCACTTTCAACTTATATCGCACCTAGGGGCTTGCCGCAAGACCCGGGTCATGGCGCAGAATCGCTCATCAAGGCCGGAACCTGCAGAAATAGGAGTTGCGTGAAACCCTTGATGACGAGTGCCTTCGACCTGCCCGACCGTCTGGCCGCCAAGGCCGACCCGGCATTGATCGCCGATGACGAGCGGCACTTCGCGGCGATCGGGACGAGTCTGGAGCAGTCCATCGCGGACCTGTCCGCTCGCCTCGACGCCGTGCGCAAGGCGCCTGTTTCCCTGGGTCAGGAGGCGGTGGAGCGGGACCAGGAGGTCCGACAGCTGACCGCCCGGCTGCGTGCCCTGAGCCGCTTCGGACTGGACCTGTGCCTCGGCCATATCGTCCGCGCGGACGATCCTGAACCGGTGTACGTGGGCCGGCTCGGCCTGACCGACAGCGCGGGTGAGCGATTGCTGGTGGACTGGCGTTCTCCGGCCGCCGAGCCGTTCTTCGGAGCGACACACGGCAATCCGATGGGTCTGGTACGCCGCCGCAGGTATCGCTGGTCCCTCGGGCGGATCAGCGACTACTGGGACGAGGTCTTCACCGCGGACGGTCTGGAGAGCCGCGCCGCGCTCGATGACCAGTCCGCCTTCATCGCCAGCCTGGGCAGCAATCGATCGGCCCGGATGCGCGATGTGCTCGGCACCATCCAGGCCGATCAGGACGCCATTGTGCGTGCGGGCTCGCGCGGTGCGCTGGTCGTGGACGGCGGTCCGGGCACGGGCAAGACCGTGGTCGCCCTGCACCGCACCGCCTATCTGCTCTACTCCGATCCGCGACTCGCGCACCGCCGGGGCGGTGTGCTGTTCGTCGGTCCGCATCAGCCCTATCTGGCGTATGTCGCCGACGTGCTGCCCAATCTCGGCGAGGAGGGTGTGCAGTCGTGCACCCTGCGCGAACTCGTCGTCGAGGGTGCGACGGCACGGGCCGAGGCCGATCCGGAGGTGGCACGCCTGAAATCCTCCGCAGATCTGGTGCGCGCGATCGACACCGCGGTCAAGTTCTACGAGGAGCCCCCTGCCAAGGGCATGACGGTCGCGACCGACTGGGCCGATATCTGGCTCAGCGCCGAGGATTGGGCCGAGGCCTTCCGGGCCCCGGACGCCGGTACGCCGCACAACGAGGCGCACGAGCAGATCTGGCAGGTGCTGCTCGAGATCGTGAAAGACAAGCACGAGGAGGACATTCCGGCCGACGAGCTCTGGAACTCGCTGCGGCAGAACAAGGAACTGCGCACCGCGCTCAACAACTCCTGGACCTTGATCGAAGCGGCCGATCTGGTCGCGGACCTGTGGTCGGTGCCCGCCTACCTGCGCAAGTGTGCGCCCTGGCTGAGCCCCGCGGAGGTCCGCACGCTGCAGCGCGCGGATGCCAAGGCCTGGACGGTGTCCGATCTGCCGCTGCTGGATGCCGCCCGGCAGCGACTCGGTGATCCGGACGCGTCCCGGCGCAAACGGCAGTACGAAGCCACGGTGGCGGTCGAACGCACACGCATGTCCAATGTCATCGACAACCTGATCGCGTCCGCCGAATACGACGACGGTGAAGGGGTGATGACGATGCTGCGCCAGCAGGACCTCCGTGACAATCTGGTCGACGAGACCGCACTGCCCACCACCGACCCGGACCTGCTCGCCGGTCCCTTCGCCCATATCGTCGTGGACGAGGCGCAGGAGCTGACCGACGCGGAGTGGCAGATGCTGTTGCTGCGCTGCCC encodes the following:
- the helR gene encoding RNA polymerase recycling motor ATPase HelR; the encoded protein is MKPLMTSAFDLPDRLAAKADPALIADDERHFAAIGTSLEQSIADLSARLDAVRKAPVSLGQEAVERDQEVRQLTARLRALSRFGLDLCLGHIVRADDPEPVYVGRLGLTDSAGERLLVDWRSPAAEPFFGATHGNPMGLVRRRRYRWSLGRISDYWDEVFTADGLESRAALDDQSAFIASLGSNRSARMRDVLGTIQADQDAIVRAGSRGALVVDGGPGTGKTVVALHRTAYLLYSDPRLAHRRGGVLFVGPHQPYLAYVADVLPNLGEEGVQSCTLRELVVEGATARAEADPEVARLKSSADLVRAIDTAVKFYEEPPAKGMTVATDWADIWLSAEDWAEAFRAPDAGTPHNEAHEQIWQVLLEIVKDKHEEDIPADELWNSLRQNKELRTALNNSWTLIEAADLVADLWSVPAYLRKCAPWLSPAEVRTLQRADAKAWTVSDLPLLDAARQRLGDPDASRRKRQYEATVAVERTRMSNVIDNLIASAEYDDGEGVMTMLRQQDLRDNLVDETALPTTDPDLLAGPFAHIVVDEAQELTDAEWQMLLLRCPSRSFTIVGDRAQARHGFTESWQERLERVGLDRISLASLSINYRTPEEVMAEAEPVIRAALPDANVPTSIRSSGLPVVHASTADLGTILDAWLTEHDEGIACVIGDPAFPSTSRVRSLTPELAKGLEFDLVVLIDPQEFGEGIEGAVDRYVAMTRATQQLVILTSP